One segment of [Limnothrix rosea] IAM M-220 DNA contains the following:
- the map gene encoding type I methionyl aminopeptidase: MRQLLNLLLPPKKEQTGLPRRRKKSKVKIKTAEEIAIMRQSSRIVATVLKEVGEIMKPGMTTMDVDHYAEQRIREMGAIPSFKGYYGFPASVCISVNDEVVHGIPRKDKRIHQGDIVKVDTGAFFEGYHGDSCITVGVGKKIKPAAKRLMKAAEEALYQGIEQVKPGNSLLDIAGAVEDHVMSYGYYVVEDFTGHGVGQDLHEEPSVFNFRTRQLPNVILQPGMVLAIEPIVNATTKETITLDDQWTVITPDKSLSAQYEHTVLVTDDGYDILTDRTLV; this comes from the coding sequence TTGAGACAGTTATTAAATCTTCTTTTACCCCCCAAAAAAGAACAAACAGGCTTACCCCGTCGCCGCAAAAAAAGCAAAGTTAAGATTAAAACGGCCGAGGAAATCGCCATTATGCGCCAATCCTCACGGATTGTGGCAACCGTTCTCAAGGAAGTCGGCGAAATAATGAAGCCCGGCATGACAACGATGGATGTTGATCACTATGCCGAGCAGCGCATTCGGGAAATGGGTGCAATCCCTAGCTTTAAAGGGTACTACGGCTTCCCTGCCTCGGTGTGTATCTCAGTCAATGACGAAGTAGTTCACGGCATTCCCCGCAAAGATAAACGCATTCACCAAGGGGACATCGTAAAAGTTGACACAGGCGCATTTTTCGAAGGCTACCACGGCGATTCTTGCATTACTGTTGGTGTGGGCAAAAAAATAAAACCTGCCGCCAAGCGACTGATGAAAGCCGCAGAAGAAGCACTTTACCAAGGCATTGAACAGGTTAAGCCGGGCAACTCTTTATTAGATATTGCTGGGGCTGTAGAAGACCATGTAATGAGCTATGGTTACTACGTTGTGGAAGATTTTACTGGCCACGGTGTCGGGCAAGATCTCCATGAGGAACCCTCTGTGTTTAACTTTAGGACTCGCCAGCTTCCCAATGTAATTTTGCAACCGGGTATGGTTTTGGCGATCGAGCCTATTGTGAATGCCACGACAAAGGAAACGATTACCCTTGATGATCAGTGGACTGTCATTACCCCAGA